From a single Flavobacterium sp. genomic region:
- a CDS encoding IS3 family transposase, with product MEIYNNKRIKSNLNKVSPIKYRAH from the coding sequence TTGGAAATTTATAATAACAAAAGAATCAAATCAAATTTAAACAAAGTGAGCCCGATAAAATATCGAGCTCACTAG
- a CDS encoding tetratricopeptide repeat protein has protein sequence MNKLYYLVSALLISVSSFSQKDGFWDKERATTKEFTLSAGKRTLIKTEDLPVGTTEFVYRITVLDENQKLTSSLVSVLKAIPDPTGISQGTAGAIHLTSAIAGDDKCTFALFQEANAANLFLKEGKMDRACWEQKEKVNKDAKLISSSSLCLTNLPNLWFGFESQNWVMNQKIVLEVVPWVDYKASRGWDKTAKNEILNLTKKLPVVSKLNKKDAFYAAFIENISKKFTYREFFQLLAVEKNSAIEKLTEESLKETGEVKAYYDIIREKSNAAFQKGNYEEAISILLTEMFAKNRATYIDYRILGDYYLYSRQFTKAEETYNKVIKLNPSEIHFQLNLTHVFLFTDRISEAKDIHKKYVHESLSNGKTWIAQTKLDFTTFEKHGLPTDDFKKILRVIE, from the coding sequence ATGAATAAACTGTATTACTTAGTATCCGCCTTATTAATTTCAGTATCGAGTTTTTCTCAAAAAGATGGTTTTTGGGACAAAGAACGTGCTACTACTAAAGAATTTACCCTTTCGGCAGGAAAACGCACTTTAATCAAAACAGAAGATTTGCCTGTTGGAACTACTGAATTCGTTTATCGAATTACCGTTTTAGATGAAAATCAAAAGTTAACATCAAGTTTGGTTTCGGTATTAAAAGCCATTCCTGATCCTACCGGAATTAGTCAGGGAACGGCTGGAGCTATTCATTTAACATCTGCAATTGCTGGAGATGACAAATGCACGTTTGCTTTGTTTCAAGAAGCAAATGCGGCTAATTTATTTTTGAAAGAAGGCAAAATGGATAGAGCCTGCTGGGAACAAAAAGAAAAAGTAAATAAAGACGCCAAGTTGATTTCGTCTTCTTCTTTATGTTTAACTAATTTACCTAATTTATGGTTCGGATTCGAAAGTCAGAATTGGGTTATGAACCAAAAAATTGTTTTAGAAGTCGTGCCTTGGGTAGATTATAAAGCGAGTAGAGGTTGGGATAAAACCGCTAAGAATGAAATTTTAAACTTAACTAAAAAGTTACCTGTAGTTTCAAAATTGAACAAAAAAGATGCGTTTTATGCTGCTTTTATTGAAAATATCAGTAAAAAGTTCACTTATAGAGAGTTTTTTCAACTTTTAGCAGTAGAGAAAAATAGTGCAATTGAAAAGCTTACCGAAGAAAGTTTAAAAGAAACTGGAGAAGTAAAAGCGTATTACGATATCATTCGTGAGAAATCAAATGCTGCTTTCCAAAAAGGAAATTATGAAGAAGCGATTTCGATTCTTTTAACCGAAATGTTTGCTAAAAACCGAGCGACTTATATCGATTATAGAATTTTAGGCGATTATTATTTGTATTCAAGACAGTTCACAAAAGCCGAAGAAACGTATAATAAAGTTATAAAATTAAATCCATCTGAAATTCATTTTCAGTTGAATTTAACCCACGTGTTTTTGTTTACTGATAGAATTTCAGAAGCCAAAGACATTCACAAAAAATACGTTCACGAAAGCCTATCCAACGGAAAAACCTGGATAGCACAAACGAAATTGGATTTCACAACTTTCGAAAAACACGGATTACCAACAGATGACTTCAAGAAAATCTTGAGGGTTATTGAATAA
- a CDS encoding YkgJ family cysteine cluster protein, which translates to MDNSIEHRVRLVETLFQNLEVEIIEFQKETKLGCIAGCGKCCSTPEIDASPLEFLPWAFHIFLKGQAEETLLELKQSKTSTCFLYRPKSLAEFTSGNCSTYQYRGLICRLFGFGATTDKYGKLRIATCNIIKEGQTLNYKNATEAINTNLSVPIFTEYYMQLSQIDFKLGNVFLPVNKAMKAALEEVLQYYAYRPFPDNYKN; encoded by the coding sequence ATGGATAACTCAATTGAACATCGCGTAAGATTAGTTGAAACATTGTTTCAAAATCTTGAGGTGGAAATTATAGAATTCCAAAAAGAAACTAAATTAGGTTGTATTGCAGGTTGTGGAAAATGTTGCTCAACACCAGAAATTGACGCTTCACCTTTAGAGTTTTTGCCTTGGGCTTTTCATATTTTTTTAAAAGGTCAAGCCGAAGAAACGTTATTAGAGTTAAAACAAAGCAAAACAAGTACTTGCTTTTTATACCGTCCAAAATCGTTAGCTGAATTTACATCAGGAAATTGCAGTACCTATCAATATCGTGGTTTAATTTGCAGACTTTTTGGTTTTGGTGCTACAACAGATAAATACGGAAAATTACGCATTGCTACTTGCAACATTATCAAAGAGGGTCAGACTTTAAATTATAAAAACGCCACTGAAGCCATAAATACAAATCTATCTGTGCCTATTTTTACTGAATATTATATGCAATTATCGCAAATAGATTTTAAACTTGGAAATGTTTTTCTACCTGTAAATAAAGCAATGAAAGCTGCTTTAGAAGAAGTTTTGCAATATTACGCCTACAGACCTTTTCCTGATAACTACAAAAATTAA
- a CDS encoding NUDIX hydrolase — MTFFKFCPSCASTNFTFPDNRRFLCDDCGFTYYHNIAAAVAIVFTFEDKVLFAVRNVDPDKGKWDLPGGFIDPNETAEEAACREIKEELGIEILTSELKYITTSPNNYLYKNVPYRTMDIFYECPLKSDVISINAEDEIQELIWVKRSEIDLNQIGFVSIRKVIGEKYLA, encoded by the coding sequence ATGACTTTTTTCAAATTTTGTCCCAGCTGTGCTTCTACAAATTTTACGTTTCCAGATAATCGTCGGTTTTTGTGTGATGATTGTGGTTTTACGTATTATCACAACATAGCTGCTGCTGTAGCGATTGTTTTTACCTTTGAAGACAAAGTGTTATTTGCGGTAAGAAATGTAGACCCAGACAAAGGAAAATGGGATTTACCAGGAGGATTCATCGATCCGAATGAAACGGCTGAAGAAGCGGCTTGTAGAGAAATCAAAGAAGAATTAGGAATAGAAATTTTAACTAGCGAGTTAAAATATATCACGACGTCTCCCAATAATTATTTATACAAAAATGTTCCCTATAGAACAATGGATATTTTTTATGAATGTCCACTGAAATCAGATGTTATATCTATCAATGCTGAAGACGAAATTCAAGAATTGATTTGGGTAAAACGCTCAGAAATTGATTTGAATCAAATAGGTTTTGTCTCCATTCGAAAAGTAATTGGTGAAAAATATTTAGCTTAA
- a CDS encoding glycosyltransferase family 2 protein, translated as MKKIAVVILNWNGAKLLEQFLPSVMAFSHEATIYVADNASTDTSIEVIQNQFPSVKIIQNTGNFGFAKGYNEALKFVEEEYYALVNSDIEVTENWLAPILALFENEPETAIIQPKLLDFKKKTHFEYAGGAGGFIDKFGYPFCRGRIFDTIEEDKHQYDDEIEIFWATGACFFIRKEVYRKLNGFDDDFFAHQEEIDLCWRAFNLGYKTKYTPKSIVYHVGGATLNEGNPRKTFLNFRNSLFMLTKNLPKNQLFPILFMRMCLDGLAGIQFILKGKFKHFWAIIEAHFTFYHLVFQFYKKRGTNQKLNYYKTNSIVYSFFVKNGKVFENLF; from the coding sequence AGCAGTAGTCATATTAAATTGGAACGGAGCCAAATTACTTGAACAGTTTTTGCCTTCGGTAATGGCGTTTTCTCATGAAGCTACGATTTATGTGGCTGATAACGCTTCAACCGATACATCTATTGAAGTGATTCAAAATCAATTTCCATCCGTTAAAATTATTCAAAATACCGGTAATTTTGGCTTTGCAAAAGGGTATAATGAAGCGCTGAAGTTTGTCGAAGAAGAATATTATGCTTTAGTTAATTCTGACATTGAAGTTACCGAAAATTGGCTTGCTCCTATTTTAGCACTTTTTGAAAATGAGCCTGAAACTGCGATTATCCAACCAAAGTTATTAGACTTCAAAAAGAAAACCCATTTTGAATACGCTGGTGGTGCTGGTGGTTTTATTGACAAATTTGGTTATCCATTTTGCCGTGGAAGAATTTTCGATACCATTGAAGAAGATAAACATCAATATGATGATGAAATTGAAATTTTTTGGGCAACTGGTGCTTGCTTTTTTATACGAAAAGAAGTCTACCGAAAGCTAAATGGTTTTGACGATGATTTTTTTGCCCATCAAGAAGAAATCGATTTATGTTGGCGCGCTTTTAATTTAGGATATAAAACAAAATATACTCCAAAGTCTATTGTCTATCACGTCGGAGGAGCCACTTTAAACGAAGGTAATCCAAGAAAAACGTTTTTGAATTTCAGAAATTCATTGTTCATGCTAACTAAGAATTTACCGAAAAACCAACTGTTTCCAATCCTTTTTATGCGAATGTGTTTAGATGGTTTAGCAGGAATACAATTTATTTTAAAAGGAAAATTTAAACATTTTTGGGCAATAATAGAAGCTCATTTTACATTTTATCATCTTGTCTTTCAATTTTATAAGAAACGTGGAACAAATCAAAAATTAAATTATTACAAAACAAATAGCATTGTTTATAGCTTTTTTGTAAAAAATGGCAAGGTTTTTGAAAACCTATTTTAA
- a CDS encoding metal-dependent hydrolase yields MKITFYGHACIGIEVNDVHILVDPFISGNPKASHIDINTLKADFILLTHAHQDHILDVEAIAKQTDAVIVSNYEIASHFGNKGFNYHPMNHGGSWDFEFGTVKYVIAHHTSSFPDGSYGGQPGGFVIEGEHKNIYIAGDTALTMDMKLIPMRTKLDLVILPIGSNFTMDVEDAIIASDFVQCDKVLGYHFDTFGYIEINHEEAKRKFFNKGKDLMLLEIGQSIEL; encoded by the coding sequence ATGAAAATCACATTCTACGGACACGCTTGTATCGGAATTGAAGTAAATGACGTTCACATTTTAGTTGACCCATTTATTTCAGGAAATCCAAAGGCTTCTCATATTGATATCAATACCTTGAAAGCCGATTTTATATTACTAACGCACGCACATCAAGATCATATTTTAGATGTTGAAGCAATTGCAAAACAAACAGACGCAGTAATTGTTTCTAACTACGAAATTGCATCTCATTTTGGTAATAAGGGCTTTAATTACCATCCAATGAATCACGGCGGAAGTTGGGATTTTGAATTTGGAACCGTTAAATATGTAATTGCTCATCACACTTCGTCTTTTCCAGATGGAAGCTACGGTGGTCAACCTGGCGGATTTGTAATTGAAGGCGAGCATAAAAATATTTACATCGCTGGTGACACCGCTTTAACCATGGATATGAAACTAATTCCTATGCGAACTAAGCTAGATTTAGTAATTTTACCGATTGGAAGTAACTTTACAATGGACGTGGAAGACGCCATCATTGCTTCTGATTTTGTACAATGCGATAAAGTGTTAGGTTATCATTTTGATACGTTTGGTTACATCGAAATCAATCATGAAGAAGCTAAACGCAAATTTTTCAATAAAGGAAAAGATTTGATGCTCTTAGAAATCGGACAAAGTATTGAATTGTAA
- a CDS encoding TPM domain-containing protein, translating into MSSIRLYFQVLILFFAFSMKAQTTDSLKLESKKSVSLESYRQVFWDNLPKPHNWTNDYENLFSKEEETKLNQIISDFEKETTVEIAIVTIDTFKVSKEKLEDLSLHIARTWGVGKKEKSNGILIAISKGYLKIRIQNGDGIVLFLSDDETAKIIRNEIIPYFKKEDYFEGTKAGILKLIELLRKRL; encoded by the coding sequence ATGTCAAGTATTAGATTGTATTTTCAGGTTTTAATTTTGTTTTTTGCTTTTTCAATGAAAGCTCAAACGACTGATTCATTGAAGTTAGAAAGTAAAAAATCAGTTTCTTTGGAATCGTATAGACAAGTATTTTGGGATAATTTGCCTAAACCACATAATTGGACAAACGATTATGAGAATCTATTTTCGAAAGAGGAAGAGACTAAATTGAATCAAATTATTTCCGATTTCGAAAAAGAAACCACTGTCGAAATAGCCATTGTGACTATTGATACCTTTAAAGTTTCTAAAGAAAAGTTAGAAGATTTATCGCTTCACATTGCCAGAACTTGGGGTGTTGGTAAAAAAGAAAAATCAAATGGAATTTTAATAGCCATTTCTAAAGGATATCTAAAAATTAGAATTCAAAATGGAGATGGAATAGTACTATTTTTATCTGATGATGAAACAGCTAAAATTATTCGAAATGAAATTATTCCATACTTTAAAAAAGAAGATTATTTCGAGGGAACTAAAGCTGGAATTTTAAAATTAATAGAACTACTAAGAAAACGATTATAA
- a CDS encoding tRNA-(ms[2]io[6]A)-hydroxylase, protein MFRLKLPTDPRWANIAEGNLEEILTDHAWCELKASSNAIMLINMLPEFTEVTTELTKIAKEEMDHFEQVHKIIKARGWVLGRERKDSYVNDLFKFMKPGNRKHLIVERMLFAAMIEARSCERFKVLSDNIKDEELAVFYRELMISEANHYTSFLQFAHELAEEGYDVKKRWEEWLEFEAKVIESYGKSETIHG, encoded by the coding sequence ATGTTTCGTTTAAAATTACCAACCGACCCAAGATGGGCTAACATTGCTGAAGGAAATTTAGAAGAAATTCTAACCGATCATGCTTGGTGTGAATTAAAAGCTTCTTCCAATGCCATTATGTTAATCAATATGTTACCTGAATTTACAGAGGTAACGACCGAGTTGACAAAAATTGCAAAAGAAGAAATGGATCATTTTGAGCAAGTGCATAAAATTATCAAAGCGCGTGGTTGGGTTTTAGGTCGTGAACGTAAAGACAGTTATGTAAATGATTTATTCAAATTCATGAAACCAGGAAATCGCAAGCATTTAATTGTGGAGCGTATGTTATTTGCAGCGATGATTGAAGCTAGAAGTTGCGAACGTTTTAAAGTCCTTTCTGATAATATTAAAGACGAAGAATTAGCTGTTTTTTACAGAGAATTAATGATTTCTGAAGCCAATCATTATACTTCATTTTTACAATTTGCTCACGAATTAGCAGAAGAAGGTTACGACGTTAAAAAACGTTGGGAAGAATGGTTAGAATTTGAAGCAAAAGTGATTGAAAGCTACGGAAAATCTGAGACTATTCATGGGTAA
- a CDS encoding glycosyltransferase, producing MKQLVIIGAVWPEPTSTAAGSRMLQLISLFQKQDYEITFLCSASKSDFSFDLNQISVKTKAIQLNDSSFDAEIKSLNPDAVLFDRFMIEEQYGWRVLENCPNALRVLDTEDLHFLRKAREIAFKQNRELVFEDYISDVFKREMASIYRCDLTLLISEYEMQLSTETFKIDASLLFYLPFLSEEIQTNIPSFEERNHFVSIGNFLHEPNWQTVLALKKCWKSIKKQLPEAELHIYGAYVSEKAKQLHNEKEGFLIKGRAESVLDVYSKAKTLLAPIPYGAGLKGKLFEAMQLGLPSVTTKMGAEAMNGNIDWNGFITSDEADFIEKAIELYTNKNVWETAQKNGYKIIEKRFKKELYQTDFMNEVENLQEHLNAHRNQNFLGQILQHQSLQSTKYMSKWIEAKNS from the coding sequence ATGAAGCAGTTAGTCATCATAGGAGCCGTTTGGCCAGAACCAACTTCAACAGCAGCTGGAAGCAGAATGTTGCAACTCATTTCTTTGTTTCAAAAGCAAGATTATGAAATTACGTTTTTGTGTTCGGCTTCAAAGTCGGATTTTTCGTTTGATTTGAATCAGATTTCGGTCAAAACCAAAGCAATTCAATTAAATGATAGTTCTTTTGATGCTGAAATTAAATCATTGAATCCCGATGCCGTGTTATTTGACCGATTCATGATTGAAGAACAATACGGTTGGCGCGTGTTGGAAAATTGTCCAAATGCTTTACGAGTTTTAGACACTGAAGATTTACATTTTTTACGAAAAGCCAGAGAAATTGCCTTCAAACAAAATCGGGAATTGGTTTTTGAAGATTATATTTCCGATGTTTTTAAACGCGAAATGGCTTCCATTTATAGATGCGATTTGACGTTGTTGATTTCAGAATATGAAATGCAATTGTCCACTGAAACATTCAAAATTGATGCTTCTCTTTTGTTTTATTTACCTTTTTTATCAGAAGAAATTCAAACAAATATTCCTTCATTTGAAGAACGAAACCATTTTGTAAGTATTGGTAACTTTTTGCACGAACCCAATTGGCAAACCGTTTTAGCCTTAAAAAAATGTTGGAAATCAATTAAAAAGCAACTTCCCGAAGCTGAACTTCATATTTATGGCGCTTATGTTTCGGAAAAAGCCAAGCAACTTCATAACGAAAAAGAAGGTTTTTTAATTAAAGGAAGAGCCGAAAGTGTCTTAGATGTGTATTCGAAAGCTAAAACTTTGTTAGCACCAATACCTTACGGAGCTGGTTTAAAAGGCAAATTATTTGAAGCCATGCAATTGGGATTACCATCTGTAACGACCAAAATGGGCGCCGAAGCAATGAACGGAAATATAGATTGGAATGGATTCATCACTTCAGATGAAGCTGATTTTATAGAAAAAGCTATCGAATTATATACTAATAAAAACGTTTGGGAAACTGCTCAAAAAAATGGTTATAAAATCATTGAAAAGCGTTTCAAAAAGGAATTATATCAAACTGATTTTATGAATGAAGTAGAAAATCTTCAGGAACATTTAAATGCACATCGCAACCAAAACTTCTTGGGACAAATCTTGCAACATCAAAGTTTACAAAGCACTAAATATATGAGCAAGTGGATTGAAGCGAAGAATAGTTGA
- the menA gene encoding 1,4-dihydroxy-2-naphthoate octaprenyltransferase — protein MNIKHWIQAARLRTLPLSVSGIIVGSAYAYHQGYSDWRIVVLALFTTLGLQVLSNYANDYGDGVKGTDANRIGEKRLVAAGVITAEQMKKAVIITAILTFIIALLLIYVAFGKENFALSLIFILLGIGSIGAAIKYTVGKSAYGYSGFGDVFVFIFFGLVSVVGSNFLFTHFIDWKLFLPASAIGLLSVAVLNLNNMRDIENDKIAGKNTLVVKMGLEIAKKYQHFLIVIPFVLLFIFSIGISKQIFFSFFVFIFFLKHLEKVRKSKKYEDFDPELKKVALGTFVLSILFWLTLVFLK, from the coding sequence ATGAATATAAAACATTGGATACAAGCCGCACGATTACGAACCTTACCACTTTCCGTTTCTGGAATTATTGTGGGAAGCGCTTATGCCTATCATCAAGGATACTCTGATTGGAGGATTGTTGTTTTAGCCTTGTTTACCACGTTAGGATTACAAGTGTTGTCTAATTATGCCAACGATTATGGCGATGGTGTAAAAGGAACCGATGCTAACCGAATTGGCGAAAAGAGATTAGTGGCAGCTGGAGTTATTACAGCAGAGCAAATGAAAAAAGCTGTAATTATTACAGCAATTTTGACTTTCATTATTGCTTTGTTATTGATTTACGTAGCTTTCGGAAAAGAAAATTTCGCCTTAAGTTTGATTTTTATCCTTTTAGGAATCGGCTCAATTGGAGCTGCCATTAAATATACAGTTGGAAAAAGTGCTTATGGTTATAGCGGTTTTGGTGATGTATTTGTGTTTATTTTCTTCGGATTGGTTTCTGTAGTAGGTTCTAATTTTTTATTTACTCATTTTATCGATTGGAAATTATTCTTACCCGCATCAGCCATCGGATTATTAAGTGTAGCGGTGTTGAATTTAAACAACATGCGCGATATTGAAAATGATAAAATAGCAGGTAAGAATACGTTGGTGGTGAAAATGGGATTAGAAATAGCTAAGAAATATCAACATTTTTTAATTGTGATTCCATTTGTTTTATTATTTATATTTTCAATTGGAATTAGTAAACAAATATTTTTCAGTTTTTTTGTTTTCATTTTCTTTTTAAAACACCTTGAAAAAGTTAGAAAATCAAAAAAATATGAAGACTTTGATCCAGAACTAAAAAAAGTAGCACTCGGAACATTCGTTTTAAGTATATTATTTTGGTTAACTTTAGTCTTTCTTAAATAA
- a CDS encoding o-succinylbenzoate synthase has protein sequence MKATYKKYILNFKRPSGTSRGVMTEKETWFLLLEENGKTGIGECGILRTLSFDDRPDYEEKLQWVCQNIHLGKDKLWDELVAFPSIQFGVEMAFLSLASKTSFDLFPSEFTKGKKNMLINGLVWMGEESFMKTQIEEKLAQGFSCIKLKIGAIDFEKELGLLRFIRQNFDAKTIEIRVDANGAFGLNEALNKLNQLSEFELHSIEQPIPKSHTDNMAKLCKSAPFPIALDEELIGVLGIENKKEILSEIQPQYIILKPSLVGGFKGTLEWISIAESLNIGWWITSALESNIGLNAITQFTFTLNNPMPQGLGTGGLYTNNFDCPLEIENGHIQYNPAKNWDISNLGLA, from the coding sequence ATGAAAGCAACCTATAAAAAATACATCCTTAATTTCAAACGCCCAAGCGGCACTTCTCGAGGCGTGATGACAGAGAAAGAAACTTGGTTTTTACTATTGGAAGAAAATGGTAAAACAGGAATAGGTGAGTGTGGTATTTTGAGAACGCTTTCATTTGATGATCGACCTGATTACGAGGAGAAATTACAATGGGTTTGTCAAAATATTCATTTAGGAAAAGATAAATTGTGGGACGAATTAGTAGCATTTCCTTCGATTCAATTTGGCGTGGAAATGGCATTTTTATCTTTAGCTTCAAAAACATCATTCGATTTGTTTCCTTCAGAATTTACAAAAGGTAAAAAAAATATGTTGATAAATGGTTTGGTTTGGATGGGAGAGGAGTCTTTCATGAAAACCCAAATCGAAGAAAAATTAGCACAAGGATTTTCGTGTATAAAACTAAAAATTGGAGCAATCGATTTTGAAAAAGAATTAGGATTATTGCGATTTATTCGTCAAAATTTTGATGCTAAAACCATTGAAATTCGTGTAGATGCAAATGGTGCTTTTGGTTTAAATGAAGCTTTAAATAAATTAAATCAATTATCTGAATTTGAATTACATAGTATAGAACAGCCTATACCTAAAAGCCACACTGATAATATGGCAAAACTGTGTAAGTCAGCTCCTTTTCCTATTGCTCTAGATGAAGAATTAATTGGCGTGCTTGGAATCGAAAATAAGAAAGAAATACTCTCTGAAATTCAACCACAATACATCATTTTAAAGCCTAGTTTAGTTGGAGGTTTTAAAGGAACTTTAGAATGGATTTCTATTGCTGAAAGTTTAAATATCGGTTGGTGGATTACTTCTGCTTTAGAAAGTAATATTGGATTGAATGCGATAACCCAATTTACTTTTACCTTAAATAATCCTATGCCACAAGGTTTAGGAACCGGTGGTTTGTACACGAATAACTTCGATTGCCCACTAGAAATTGAAAACGGACATATTCAGTATAATCCTGCTAAGAATTGGGATATTTCTAATTTAGGATTGGCTTAA
- a CDS encoding OmpA/MotB family protein encodes MKKVILIVTLATMTLTSCVSKKKFTELEAKNKEIQDLLNTATVKLNTCLTEREALANQVDFLKKNNTDLINNMGNLTTLTTKGAENLEKSLESLKEKDLKISRLQDALTKKDSVTLALVTSLKGEVGINDPDININVEKGVIMISIADNLLFKSGSYEVSDRAKGVLAKVAKVINSKPDFECMVEGHTDDVPIKNTVLLDNWDLSVKRATSIVRVLHKELGVNPKQLIPAGRSSYIPLVENDSPANRAKNRRTKIIIMPKIDQFYEMIESEMKNLSGK; translated from the coding sequence ATGAAAAAAGTAATCTTAATAGTAACATTAGCAACTATGACACTTACATCGTGTGTTTCTAAAAAGAAATTCACCGAATTAGAAGCTAAAAACAAAGAAATCCAAGATTTATTAAACACGGCAACGGTTAAGTTAAATACTTGTTTAACAGAAAGAGAAGCCTTAGCAAATCAGGTTGATTTTCTAAAGAAAAACAACACCGATTTAATCAATAACATGGGGAATTTAACCACTTTGACTACAAAAGGGGCTGAAAACCTTGAAAAATCGTTAGAGAGTTTAAAAGAAAAAGATTTAAAAATCTCTCGTTTACAAGATGCTTTAACTAAAAAAGATAGTGTTACGTTAGCTTTAGTAACCAGTTTAAAAGGTGAAGTAGGAATTAATGACCCGGATATCAATATCAATGTTGAAAAAGGAGTTATTATGATTTCTATTGCTGATAATTTATTGTTTAAATCTGGAAGTTATGAAGTAAGTGATCGAGCAAAAGGAGTTTTAGCAAAAGTAGCCAAAGTAATCAACAGCAAACCTGATTTCGAATGTATGGTAGAAGGTCATACAGACGATGTGCCTATTAAAAATACTGTATTATTAGACAACTGGGATTTATCTGTAAAAAGAGCAACATCAATTGTTAGAGTTTTACATAAAGAGTTAGGTGTTAATCCAAAACAATTAATTCCAGCAGGAAGAAGCTCTTACATTCCATTAGTAGAAAATGATTCCCCAGCCAATAGAGCTAAAAATCGTAGAACTAAAATTATCATTATGCCTAAGATTGACCAATTTTACGAGATGATAGAAAGTGAAATGAAAAATTTAAGTGGAAAATAA
- a CDS encoding YkgJ family cysteine cluster protein, whose product MSIERRVVLVEKLFHNLDLEITEFQSHTHLSCVAGCGKCCNHPELDASPLEFLPWAFHLFLNGEAEKVLTALNKSSENRCFIYNPLSLLDKNKGNCSQYKYRGLICRLFGFGANTDKYGQLRLATCKIIKEGQAENYNKSTELINKGLPVPIFTDYYMNLSQIDFQLGNVIVPINKALKLAIEEVLQYYAYRPMPSGHFNCA is encoded by the coding sequence ATGTCCATTGAAAGACGGGTTGTTTTAGTTGAAAAATTATTTCATAATTTAGATTTAGAAATAACCGAATTCCAATCGCACACCCATTTAAGTTGTGTTGCTGGTTGTGGTAAATGTTGCAATCATCCAGAACTAGATGCATCACCTCTCGAATTTTTGCCTTGGGCTTTTCACTTATTTTTAAATGGTGAAGCTGAAAAAGTTTTAACCGCATTAAATAAATCATCTGAAAACCGATGTTTTATCTATAATCCACTTTCATTGTTAGATAAAAATAAAGGAAACTGTAGCCAATACAAATACCGCGGATTAATTTGTCGTCTTTTTGGATTTGGAGCAAATACTGATAAATATGGTCAATTGCGATTAGCAACTTGTAAAATCATCAAAGAAGGACAAGCTGAAAACTACAATAAATCAACCGAATTAATCAATAAAGGCTTACCTGTTCCCATTTTTACAGATTATTACATGAATTTATCCCAAATCGATTTTCAATTGGGAAATGTAATTGTTCCGATAAATAAAGCACTCAAATTAGCCATTGAAGAAGTATTGCAATATTACGCCTATCGTCCAATGCCAAGCGGCCATTTTAATTGTGCTTAA